In Vibrio gangliei, a single window of DNA contains:
- the ampD gene encoding 1,6-anhydro-N-acetylmuramyl-L-alanine amidase AmpD, whose amino-acid sequence MHITPDSWLSGVKHVPSPFYDQRPKQTPISLLVVHNISLPPGQYGGPYVEQFFTGQLDPNQHPFFKVIHKMGVSAHCFIRRDGEIIQFVPFNARAWHAGKSSFAGVERCNDYSIGIELEGTDFDTYTQAQYQSLVSITQLVMKTYPHITLPRITGHQYIAPLRKTDPGLGFDWRYFRFLLSQ is encoded by the coding sequence ATGCACATCACCCCCGATTCATGGCTTTCAGGCGTTAAACACGTGCCGTCCCCATTTTATGATCAAAGGCCAAAACAAACGCCGATTTCTTTGCTGGTGGTGCATAATATCAGTTTGCCGCCGGGGCAATATGGTGGGCCTTATGTTGAGCAATTTTTTACCGGTCAACTGGATCCTAATCAACACCCATTTTTTAAAGTGATTCACAAAATGGGGGTTTCCGCGCATTGCTTTATTCGTCGTGATGGGGAAATCATCCAATTTGTGCCGTTTAACGCCAGAGCTTGGCATGCGGGTAAGTCGAGCTTTGCTGGGGTTGAGCGTTGTAATGATTATTCGATTGGCATTGAGTTGGAGGGCACGGATTTTGACACTTATACTCAAGCGCAATATCAATCATTGGTGAGCATTACTCAGTTGGTGATGAAAACTTATCCTCATATCACTCTGCCACGCATTACTGGGCATCAATATATTGCACCACTGCGTAAGACTGACCCAGGGCTTGGGTTTGATTGGCGTTACTTTCGCTTCCTGTTAAGTCAGTAA
- the pdhR gene encoding pyruvate dehydrogenase complex transcriptional repressor PdhR, giving the protein MAYQRIRQPKLSDVIEQEIERLILEGTLSPGQQLPPERELAKQFDVSRPSVREAIQRLEAKRLLTRKQGGGTFVSDTLWTSFSDPLLELLSTHSETQLDLLESRHAMEGISAYFAALRGTEEDFERISQCQKEVEKAIENKDIVHESKAVMAVLIAISEAAHNVVLLHIVRSLAPLLQQNVLQNLELLHRRDEVVEKVSHHRASIVQAILEREPEKARKASHAHLAYIEETLLDLTREESRRERSLRRIQQANES; this is encoded by the coding sequence ATGGCTTATCAAAGGATTCGTCAGCCGAAACTTTCCGATGTGATTGAACAGGAAATCGAACGGTTGATTTTAGAAGGCACGCTGTCTCCCGGCCAACAATTGCCGCCAGAGCGAGAGCTAGCAAAACAATTTGACGTGTCTCGTCCTTCTGTTCGTGAAGCCATCCAGCGCTTAGAAGCAAAACGTTTATTAACGCGTAAACAAGGCGGCGGTACTTTTGTCAGCGATACATTGTGGACGTCTTTTTCTGATCCTTTGCTAGAGTTATTGTCGACGCATTCAGAAACCCAACTCGACTTACTTGAATCTCGTCATGCAATGGAAGGTATTTCCGCTTATTTTGCTGCTCTACGTGGCACGGAAGAAGACTTTGAGCGTATTTCGCAATGCCAGAAAGAAGTCGAAAAGGCGATAGAGAACAAAGATATCGTCCATGAATCAAAAGCGGTGATGGCAGTGTTGATCGCCATTTCTGAAGCGGCTCACAATGTGGTGTTATTGCACATTGTTCGTAGCCTAGCGCCGCTGCTGCAACAGAACGTATTACAGAATTTAGAATTACTTCATCGTCGCGATGAGGTGGTAGAAAAGGTGAGTCATCACCGTGCCAGTATTGTGCAAGCGATTTTAGAGCGTGAACCAGAAAAGGCGCGTAAAGCCTCGCATGCCCATTTGGCTTATATCGAAGAAACCTTGTTGGATTTGACTCGAGAAGAGAGTCGTCGCGAGCGTTCATTGCGCCGTATTCAACAAGCCAACGAATCATAA
- the aceE gene encoding pyruvate dehydrogenase (acetyl-transferring), homodimeric type has product MSEVMNNDVDALETQEWLAALESVVREEGVERAQYLLEQVLDKARLDGVDMPTGINTNYINTIPAAQEPAYPGDTTLERRIRSIIRWNAIMIVLRASKKDLELGGHMASYQSSAAFYEVCFNHFFRAPNEKDGGDLVYYQGHISPGIYARAFLEGRLTEEQLDNFRQEVDGKGIPSYPHPKLMPEFWQFPTVSMGLGPIAAIYQARFLKYLDGRGLKDTSEQRVYAFLGDGEMDEPESRGAISFAAREKLDNLCFLINCNLQRLDGPVMGNGSIIQELEGLFKGAGWNVVKVIWGNNWDSLLAKDTTGKLLQLMNETIDGDYQTFKSKDGAYVREHFFGKYPETAALVADMTDDEIFALKRGGHESSKLYAAYKNAQETKGRPTVILAKTVKGYGMGEAAEGKNIAHQVKKMDMTHVLHLRDRLGLQDLLSDDKVKELPYLTLEEGSKEFEYLHARRKALHGYTPQRLPNFTKALQIPELGEFDALLTEQKRDISTTMAFVRTLNILLKDKGIGKNIVPIIADEARTFGMEGLFRQIGIYNPNGQTYTPEDRGVVSYYKEETSGQVLQEGINELGAMSSWVAAATSYSTNDLPMIPFYIYYSMFGFQRVGDMAWMAGDQQARGFLLGATAGRTTLNGEGLQHEDGHSHIMANTVPNCISYDPTFAYEVAVIMQDGIRRMYGEQENVYYYLTVMNENYHMPAMPEGAEEGIRRGIYKLETYAGDKSKVQLLSSGTIMNEVRKAAQILSEEYGIASDVFSVTSFNELTRDGQDAERYNMLHPEAEQKVPYIATVLGSEPAIAATDYMKNYADQVRAFVPAESYKVLGTDGFGRSDSRENLRRHFEVNAGYVVVAALTELVKRGDVDKSVVVEAIAKFNIDADKINPLHA; this is encoded by the coding sequence ATGTCTGAAGTCATGAATAATGACGTTGATGCACTGGAAACTCAAGAATGGTTAGCTGCTCTTGAATCAGTGGTACGTGAAGAAGGTGTCGAGCGCGCTCAATATCTACTAGAGCAAGTTCTTGATAAAGCTCGCTTAGACGGTGTTGATATGCCAACAGGCATTAACACAAACTACATTAACACTATTCCGGCAGCTCAAGAGCCGGCATATCCTGGCGATACGACTTTAGAGCGCCGTATCCGTTCGATCATTCGTTGGAATGCCATCATGATCGTTCTACGTGCGTCTAAGAAAGACTTAGAGCTAGGGGGCCACATGGCGTCTTACCAGTCTTCAGCAGCGTTCTACGAAGTCTGTTTCAACCACTTCTTCCGTGCTCCGAATGAAAAAGACGGTGGCGATTTGGTGTATTACCAAGGTCACATTTCTCCAGGGATCTACGCACGTGCCTTCCTTGAAGGTCGCTTAACTGAAGAGCAACTTGATAACTTCCGTCAAGAAGTTGATGGTAAAGGTATCCCTTCATACCCGCACCCTAAATTAATGCCTGAATTCTGGCAGTTCCCAACGGTATCTATGGGCCTAGGTCCAATCGCCGCTATCTACCAAGCGCGTTTCTTGAAGTACCTTGACGGTCGTGGCCTGAAAGACACTTCTGAACAACGTGTTTACGCTTTCCTAGGCGATGGTGAGATGGATGAGCCAGAATCACGCGGTGCGATTTCTTTCGCTGCTCGTGAAAAACTGGATAACCTATGCTTCCTAATCAACTGTAACCTACAGCGTCTTGATGGCCCTGTAATGGGTAACGGTAGCATCATTCAAGAACTTGAAGGTCTATTCAAAGGTGCTGGCTGGAACGTAGTAAAAGTAATCTGGGGTAACAACTGGGATTCACTTCTTGCTAAAGACACCACAGGTAAACTACTGCAATTGATGAACGAAACCATCGATGGCGATTACCAAACCTTCAAATCGAAAGATGGTGCTTACGTACGTGAACACTTCTTCGGTAAATACCCAGAAACAGCAGCACTTGTTGCTGATATGACTGATGATGAAATCTTCGCACTTAAGCGTGGTGGTCACGAGTCTTCTAAACTGTACGCAGCTTACAAAAACGCCCAAGAAACCAAAGGTCGTCCAACTGTTATCCTAGCGAAAACAGTAAAAGGTTACGGCATGGGTGAAGCAGCGGAAGGTAAAAACATAGCGCACCAAGTGAAGAAAATGGACATGACTCATGTTCTTCACCTACGTGATCGTTTAGGTCTACAAGATCTTCTTTCTGATGACAAAGTGAAAGAGCTTCCTTACCTAACGCTTGAAGAAGGTTCGAAAGAATTCGAATACCTACACGCTCGTCGTAAAGCACTTCATGGTTATACGCCTCAGCGTCTACCTAACTTTACTAAAGCACTTCAAATCCCAGAGCTTGGTGAGTTTGATGCGCTATTGACTGAACAAAAGCGTGACATCTCAACTACGATGGCGTTCGTACGTACATTGAACATCTTGCTAAAAGATAAAGGCATCGGTAAAAACATCGTTCCAATCATTGCAGATGAAGCGCGTACATTCGGTATGGAAGGTCTATTCCGTCAAATCGGTATTTACAACCCGAATGGCCAGACTTACACACCAGAAGACCGCGGCGTGGTTTCTTACTACAAAGAAGAGACTTCAGGTCAAGTTCTACAAGAAGGTATTAATGAGTTAGGTGCAATGTCTTCATGGGTTGCGGCGGCAACGTCATACTCGACTAACGACCTACCAATGATTCCGTTCTACATCTACTACTCAATGTTCGGCTTCCAACGTGTGGGCGACATGGCGTGGATGGCAGGCGACCAACAAGCTCGTGGCTTCCTATTAGGTGCAACAGCTGGTCGTACAACGCTTAACGGTGAAGGTCTACAGCACGAAGATGGCCACTCGCACATCATGGCGAACACGGTTCCTAACTGTATTTCTTACGACCCAACTTTCGCTTATGAAGTGGCAGTTATCATGCAAGACGGTATTCGTCGCATGTACGGTGAGCAAGAGAACGTTTACTACTACCTAACGGTAATGAACGAAAACTACCACATGCCAGCAATGCCAGAAGGCGCTGAAGAAGGCATCCGTCGTGGTATCTACAAGCTAGAAACTTACGCGGGCGATAAGTCTAAAGTTCAACTATTGAGCTCTGGTACTATCATGAACGAAGTTCGTAAAGCGGCTCAAATTCTAAGTGAAGAGTACGGCATTGCGTCTGACGTGTTCTCAGTAACCTCATTCAACGAATTGACTCGTGATGGTCAAGATGCTGAGCGTTACAACATGCTTCACCCAGAAGCTGAGCAAAAAGTACCATACATCGCAACGGTTCTAGGTTCTGAGCCTGCTATTGCGGCGACTGACTACATGAAGAACTACGCTGACCAAGTTCGCGCATTTGTTCCTGCTGAGTCTTACAAAGTATTGGGTACAGATGGCTTCGGTCGCTCAGACAGCCGTGAAAACCTACGTCGTCACTTCGAAGTGAATGCTGGTTACGTAGTAGTTGCAGCACTGACTGAACTTGTGAAACGTGGTGATGTTGATAAATCAGTTGTGGTTGAAGCCATTGCTAAATTCAACATCGATGCAGACAAGATCAACCCTCTGCACGCTTAA
- the aceF gene encoding pyruvate dehydrogenase complex dihydrolipoyllysine-residue acetyltransferase has product MTIEINVPDIGADEVEVTEILVNVGDKVEEEQSLITVEGDKASMEVPAPQAGIVKEIKVNVGDSVSTGSFIMVFEAEGAAAAPAAEAPQAEAAPAAAPAAAELKEVHVPDIGGDEVEVTEIMVAIGDSIEEEQSLLTVEGDKASMEVPAPFAGTLKEIKVAAGDKVTTGSLIMVFEVAGSGAAAPAPAAEQSAPAAAPAASAAKEVNVPDIGGDEVEVTEIMVAVGDTVEEEQSLITVEGDKASMEVPAPFAGTVKEIKIAAGDKVSTGSLIMVFEVAGAAPAPQAAAPAASAAPKAEAAPAKSAAAPASTGDFQENNEYAHASPVVRRLAREFGVNLAKVKGTGRKSRILKEDVQNFVKEALKRLESGAAASGNGDGSALGLLPWPKVDFSKFGETEVQPLSRIKKISGANLHRNWVMIPHVTQWDNADITALEAFRKDQNAIEAKKDSGMKITPLVFIMKAVAKALEAFPAFNSSLSEDGESLILKKYVNVGIAVDTPNGLVVPVFKDVNKKGIYELSEELAVISKKARAGKLTASDMQGGCFTISSLGGIGGTAFTPIVNAPEVGILGVSKSEMKPVWNGKEFEPRLQLPLSLSYDHRVIDGAEGARFITYLNGCLSDIRRLVL; this is encoded by the coding sequence ATGACAATCGAAATTAATGTACCTGACATTGGTGCCGATGAGGTTGAAGTTACTGAGATTCTAGTAAACGTTGGTGACAAGGTTGAAGAAGAGCAGTCTTTAATTACTGTTGAAGGTGATAAAGCTTCAATGGAAGTACCTGCGCCACAAGCGGGTATCGTAAAAGAAATCAAAGTAAACGTGGGTGACTCTGTATCAACAGGTTCATTCATCATGGTGTTCGAAGCAGAAGGCGCAGCAGCGGCTCCAGCGGCAGAAGCACCACAAGCGGAAGCGGCTCCGGCAGCAGCCCCAGCAGCAGCTGAATTAAAAGAAGTGCATGTTCCTGACATTGGCGGTGATGAAGTTGAAGTGACTGAAATCATGGTTGCTATCGGTGACAGCATTGAAGAAGAGCAATCACTTCTAACTGTTGAAGGCGATAAAGCATCAATGGAAGTACCTGCGCCATTTGCTGGTACGCTGAAAGAAATCAAAGTGGCAGCGGGCGATAAAGTCACCACTGGCTCATTGATCATGGTATTTGAAGTGGCAGGTTCTGGTGCGGCGGCTCCAGCTCCAGCAGCAGAGCAATCAGCGCCTGCGGCGGCCCCAGCAGCTTCAGCAGCAAAAGAAGTGAATGTACCTGATATTGGCGGTGATGAAGTTGAAGTGACTGAAATCATGGTTGCTGTTGGTGATACCGTTGAAGAAGAGCAATCTTTGATCACGGTTGAAGGCGACAAAGCGTCAATGGAAGTTCCTGCACCATTTGCTGGTACAGTGAAAGAAATCAAGATTGCGGCTGGCGATAAAGTATCAACTGGCTCTCTAATCATGGTATTCGAAGTGGCTGGCGCAGCACCTGCACCACAAGCGGCGGCGCCTGCGGCATCTGCAGCTCCGAAAGCGGAAGCAGCACCTGCAAAATCTGCAGCAGCACCAGCATCAACGGGTGATTTCCAAGAGAACAACGAATACGCGCACGCGTCTCCAGTGGTACGTCGTCTCGCTCGCGAATTTGGCGTTAACCTTGCGAAAGTAAAAGGTACTGGTCGTAAGAGCCGTATCTTGAAAGAAGACGTACAGAACTTCGTGAAAGAAGCGCTGAAACGTCTAGAGTCTGGCGCTGCAGCGTCTGGCAATGGTGACGGCAGTGCACTTGGCCTACTACCTTGGCCAAAAGTGGACTTCAGCAAGTTTGGTGAAACAGAAGTTCAACCGCTGTCTCGCATTAAGAAGATCTCTGGTGCAAACCTACACCGTAACTGGGTGATGATCCCACACGTTACACAATGGGATAACGCGGATATCACAGCACTAGAAGCTTTCCGTAAAGATCAAAATGCCATTGAAGCGAAGAAAGATTCAGGCATGAAGATCACACCACTTGTGTTCATCATGAAAGCGGTAGCGAAAGCGTTAGAAGCCTTCCCAGCGTTCAACTCTTCTCTATCTGAAGATGGCGAAAGCTTGATTCTTAAGAAGTACGTGAATGTTGGTATCGCAGTTGATACACCAAACGGTCTCGTGGTTCCAGTATTCAAAGATGTGAACAAAAAAGGCATCTACGAATTATCTGAAGAATTGGCTGTGATTTCTAAGAAAGCACGTGCAGGTAAGCTAACCGCATCTGACATGCAAGGTGGCTGTTTCACTATCTCGAGCCTAGGTGGCATCGGTGGTACTGCATTTACGCCAATCGTAAACGCACCAGAAGTAGGTATCTTAGGGGTATCTAAATCTGAAATGAAGCCAGTATGGAATGGTAAAGAATTCGAACCACGCCTACAGCTTCCACTTTCTCTGTCTTACGATCACCGTGTGATCGATGGTGCAGAAGGTGCACGCTTCATTACTTACCTAAATGGCTGTCTATCTGACATCCGCCGCTTGGTACTGTAA
- the lpdA gene encoding dihydrolipoyl dehydrogenase, with protein sequence MSKEVKAQVVVLGAGPAGYSAAFRCADLGLETVLVERYSTLGGVCLNVGCIPSKALLHVSKVIEESKAMAAHGVVFGEPQTDINKIRSWKDKVITQLTGGLAGMAKQRKVTVVNGFGKFTGPNTLVVEGEETTTISFDNAIIAAGSRPIKLPFIPHDDPRIWDSTDALELKEVPKKLLVMGGGIIGLEMGTVYHSLGSQIDVVEMFDQVIPAADKDVVKVFTKRIKDKFNLMLETKVTAVEAKEDGIYVSMEGKKAPAEAERYDAVLVAIGRIPNGKLMDAEKAGIEVDERGFINVDKQMRTNVPHIHAIGDIVGQPMLAHKGVHEGHVAAEVIAGKKHYFDPKVIPSIAYTEPEVAWVGKTEKEAKAEGINYETATFPWAASGRAIASDCADGMTKLIFDKDTHRVIGGAIVGTNGGELLGEIGLAIEMGCDAEDIALTIHAHPTLHESVGLAAEVFEGTITDLPNAKAVKPKK encoded by the coding sequence ATGAGCAAAGAAGTTAAAGCACAAGTCGTGGTACTCGGTGCAGGTCCTGCTGGTTATTCAGCGGCTTTCCGTTGTGCCGATTTAGGTTTAGAAACCGTTCTTGTAGAGCGCTACAGCACACTAGGTGGCGTTTGTCTAAACGTGGGTTGTATCCCATCTAAAGCACTACTTCACGTATCAAAAGTAATTGAAGAATCAAAAGCAATGGCGGCTCATGGTGTTGTGTTTGGCGAGCCTCAAACCGACATCAATAAAATCCGTTCTTGGAAAGACAAAGTAATTACACAGCTTACTGGCGGTCTTGCTGGTATGGCAAAGCAACGTAAAGTGACGGTTGTGAATGGTTTCGGTAAATTCACTGGTCCTAATACGCTTGTTGTTGAAGGTGAAGAAACCACTACGATTTCTTTTGATAACGCGATCATTGCTGCGGGTTCTCGCCCAATTAAATTGCCATTCATTCCACATGATGACCCACGTATTTGGGACTCAACAGATGCGCTTGAACTGAAAGAAGTACCGAAGAAACTGCTTGTTATGGGCGGTGGTATCATCGGTCTAGAAATGGGTACGGTTTACCACTCTCTAGGTTCTCAAATCGACGTAGTTGAAATGTTTGATCAAGTGATCCCTGCGGCGGATAAAGACGTCGTTAAAGTGTTCACTAAGCGTATCAAAGACAAGTTCAACTTGATGCTTGAAACGAAAGTAACGGCTGTTGAAGCGAAAGAAGACGGTATCTACGTTTCAATGGAAGGCAAAAAAGCACCAGCTGAAGCTGAGCGTTACGATGCGGTTCTTGTTGCTATCGGTCGTATTCCAAACGGCAAACTGATGGACGCTGAAAAAGCGGGCATTGAAGTCGATGAGCGTGGTTTCATCAACGTTGATAAGCAAATGCGTACTAACGTTCCTCACATTCATGCTATCGGTGACATCGTTGGTCAACCAATGCTGGCTCACAAAGGTGTGCATGAAGGTCACGTTGCTGCAGAAGTGATTGCAGGTAAGAAACACTACTTCGATCCTAAAGTAATTCCATCCATTGCTTACACTGAGCCAGAAGTCGCTTGGGTTGGTAAAACAGAAAAAGAAGCGAAAGCAGAAGGTATCAACTACGAAACTGCCACTTTCCCATGGGCAGCTTCTGGCCGTGCTATCGCCTCTGACTGTGCTGACGGTATGACTAAGCTTATCTTTGATAAAGATACTCATCGCGTGATCGGTGGTGCGATTGTGGGTACTAACGGTGGTGAATTGCTAGGTGAAATCGGTCTTGCGATCGAGATGGGTTGTGATGCAGAAGATATCGCATTGACTATCCACGCTCACCCAACACTACACGAATCTGTTGGTCTAGCTGCAGAAGTGTTTGAAGGTACTATTACTGACCTACCAAACGCCAAAGCGGTTAAGCCTAAGAAGTAA
- a CDS encoding DJ-1/PfpI family protein, which yields MAKILIIAGDFVEDYELMVPNQALSMVGHQVSVVCPDKQAGETIKTAIHDFEGDQTYSEKPGHLFTLTASFDQIKGTEFDALLIPGGRAPEYLRLNNKVIELVKHFAETGKPIAAVCHGAQLLAAAKVIKGKRISAYPACAPEVELAGAQYAEIEVTDAITDGQFVTAPAWPAHPAWLAQFNQLLSS from the coding sequence ATGGCTAAGATATTAATCATCGCAGGCGATTTTGTTGAAGATTATGAACTCATGGTACCCAATCAAGCGCTTAGTATGGTAGGACATCAAGTCAGTGTCGTATGTCCAGACAAACAGGCAGGTGAAACTATCAAAACTGCCATTCACGATTTCGAAGGCGACCAAACCTACAGCGAGAAACCTGGGCATCTCTTTACCTTAACGGCGTCTTTTGACCAAATTAAAGGTACGGAGTTTGATGCTCTGCTTATTCCTGGTGGCCGTGCACCTGAATATTTGAGATTGAATAACAAAGTCATCGAGCTTGTTAAGCACTTTGCTGAAACAGGAAAACCGATTGCGGCAGTCTGCCACGGTGCTCAACTATTAGCGGCGGCAAAAGTGATTAAAGGCAAGCGAATATCGGCGTATCCAGCTTGTGCACCTGAAGTAGAATTGGCCGGAGCGCAATATGCAGAAATTGAAGTAACAGACGCCATCACGGATGGGCAGTTTGTTACTGCGCCGGCTTGGCCTGCCCACCCTGCATGGCTAGCCCAGTTTAACCAGCTTCTCTCTTCTTAA
- a CDS encoding symmetrical bis(5'-nucleosyl)-tetraphosphatase, which produces MANYIVGDIQGCFDELQLLLEQVKFTPEQDTLWLAGDLVARGPKSLETLRFVKKLGSSARCVLGNHDLHLLATHLGYFPAKPKDKTAPILSAPDCEELMDWLRAQPLLAEQDEFVMCHAGISPVWDLDTARAANAEVTALLQSSDWMWLIKNMYANHPTQWNQDLQGIERYRYIINAYTRMRFCEQSGELDMACKLPPSKMNDSKLMPWFQVPQRISLEKTVIFGHWAALMGCHDENANVIGLDTGCVWGESLTLLRWEDKQYFQQKSLKSRS; this is translated from the coding sequence GTGGCGAACTACATCGTTGGAGACATTCAAGGTTGCTTCGATGAGTTGCAACTGTTACTAGAACAAGTCAAATTTACCCCCGAGCAAGATACATTATGGCTAGCCGGTGACTTAGTTGCCCGAGGGCCAAAATCATTAGAAACGCTCCGATTTGTCAAAAAACTCGGCTCGTCGGCGCGATGTGTACTAGGTAATCACGATCTGCATTTGCTAGCCACTCACTTAGGTTATTTTCCCGCTAAGCCCAAAGACAAAACCGCCCCGATTCTGTCAGCACCCGATTGCGAAGAATTAATGGATTGGTTACGCGCTCAACCTTTATTGGCTGAGCAGGATGAGTTTGTCATGTGCCATGCCGGGATCTCACCGGTTTGGGATTTAGATACGGCCCGGGCCGCCAATGCCGAAGTCACCGCCCTACTTCAAAGCAGTGATTGGATGTGGTTAATAAAAAATATGTACGCGAATCATCCAACCCAATGGAATCAAGATTTACAAGGCATTGAACGTTATCGTTACATTATCAATGCCTATACCCGTATGCGCTTTTGTGAGCAATCGGGAGAATTGGATATGGCCTGTAAGCTGCCTCCAAGTAAAATGAATGATAGCAAACTGATGCCTTGGTTTCAGGTGCCTCAGCGTATATCACTTGAGAAAACCGTGATTTTTGGCCACTGGGCAGCGCTCATGGGATGCCATGATGAAAACGCTAACGTGATTGGGTTGGATACGGGGTGCGTGTGGGGAGAAAGCCTCACCCTATTGCGCTGGGAAGACAAACAATACTTTCAGCAAAAAAGTTTAAAGTCCCGCTCATAA
- the apaG gene encoding Co2+/Mg2+ efflux protein ApaG produces the protein MSQQPAPSITCQVHTRYIEEQSQPERSRYIFAYTITIRNHSPQTVQLISRRWLITDANGKQLTIEGDGVVGEQPVIDAMQEYTYTSGTALETPVGVMQGHYVMLDENSEEFIADIPPFRMAIPNILN, from the coding sequence GTGAGCCAACAACCCGCACCAAGTATCACTTGCCAAGTGCATACCCGCTATATCGAAGAGCAATCTCAACCAGAAAGAAGTCGCTACATCTTCGCGTATACCATTACGATACGAAACCATAGCCCACAAACGGTTCAGCTAATCAGCCGACGCTGGTTAATCACCGATGCCAATGGAAAACAGCTTACCATTGAAGGTGATGGTGTGGTTGGGGAACAACCCGTGATTGACGCCATGCAAGAGTATACTTACACCAGTGGCACGGCTTTAGAAACGCCGGTCGGGGTCATGCAAGGGCATTACGTCATGCTGGATGAAAATAGTGAAGAGTTTATTGCCGATATCCCACCATTTCGTATGGCAATCCCAAATATTTTAAATTAA
- the rsmA gene encoding 16S rRNA (adenine(1518)-N(6)/adenine(1519)-N(6))-dimethyltransferase RsmA encodes MSNDVHLGHKARKRFGQNFLNDPYIIDGIVSAINPLPGQNLVEIGPGLGAITEPVGREVDKFTVIELDRDLAERLRNHPELSSKLTIHEGDAMRFDFNELVRPNNKLRIFGNLPYNISTPLMFHLFEFHKDIQDMHFMLQKEVVNRLAAGPGSKAYGRLTVMAQYYCKVMPVLEVPPTAFVPPPKVDSAVVRLTPYEDLPYPATSLKWLDRVCREGFNQRRKTVRNCFKSLVSAEELEQVGINPSIRPENLTLVQFVDLANYLHAKEQ; translated from the coding sequence ATGAGTAATGATGTCCATCTAGGCCATAAAGCACGTAAACGCTTTGGTCAAAACTTTTTAAATGATCCCTATATTATTGATGGTATTGTTTCTGCAATAAACCCTCTTCCAGGGCAAAACTTAGTTGAAATCGGCCCAGGTCTAGGCGCAATCACTGAGCCTGTGGGTCGCGAAGTAGATAAATTTACGGTTATCGAACTTGACCGTGATTTGGCGGAGCGCCTAAGAAATCACCCTGAATTATCAAGCAAGTTAACGATTCATGAAGGCGATGCCATGCGCTTTGACTTCAATGAACTCGTACGTCCAAATAACAAGCTGCGTATTTTCGGCAACTTACCGTACAACATTTCTACGCCGTTGATGTTCCACTTATTTGAGTTCCATAAAGACATTCAAGACATGCACTTTATGTTGCAAAAAGAAGTGGTCAATCGCTTAGCTGCAGGTCCTGGTTCAAAAGCCTATGGCCGTTTAACGGTAATGGCGCAATATTACTGTAAAGTAATGCCAGTATTGGAAGTGCCGCCAACGGCGTTTGTGCCTCCGCCGAAAGTAGACTCAGCCGTCGTGCGCTTAACGCCGTATGAAGATCTGCCATACCCTGCGACCAGCTTAAAATGGTTAGATCGCGTGTGCCGTGAAGGCTTTAATCAACGTCGTAAAACCGTGCGCAACTGCTTTAAGAGCCTAGTTAGCGCAGAAGAGTTAGAGCAAGTGGGCATCAACCCAAGTATTCGCCCAGAAAACTTAACTCTGGTTCAATTTGTTGATTTAGCGAACTACTTACACGCTAAAGAACAATAA